The following proteins come from a genomic window of Lachnoclostridium phytofermentans ISDg:
- a CDS encoding DUF2500 domain-containing protein produces the protein MMIGKENSKQKSLRILYGLGITILSALLVLLCTWGYLENKWTANPSIWKMPLLGILGIIVVLDLLIFVLFDVINKNIRKIMAKEKEVEAKLISKSSYPYTTQKAMVTNSAGGRSNVDLSHTFSGIKYEVLFQLRDGKMLTFIVSKQFYDTLQEGTEGKLHYKGKNLIGFLNGNISVQNGEEKKGFVSFADDFK, from the coding sequence ATGATGATTGGAAAAGAAAATAGTAAACAAAAATCACTTCGTATCTTATATGGTTTAGGTATTACAATACTATCAGCGTTACTGGTTTTACTGTGTACCTGGGGATACCTTGAGAACAAATGGACGGCGAATCCTTCTATATGGAAAATGCCCCTTCTTGGTATCTTAGGTATCATCGTAGTACTTGATCTTCTTATCTTTGTATTGTTCGATGTAATTAATAAAAATATTAGAAAGATAATGGCTAAGGAAAAAGAAGTCGAAGCAAAACTTATTTCGAAGTCTAGTTACCCTTACACTACGCAAAAAGCTATGGTTACAAATAGTGCTGGTGGGCGTTCTAATGTAGATTTAAGCCACACGTTTTCAGGTATCAAATATGAAGTACTCTTTCAATTACGAGATGGAAAAATGCTAACCTTTATCGTTTCGAAACAGTTTTATGATACATTACAGGAAGGAACGGAAGGTAAACTGCATTATAAAGGAAAGAATCTGATTGGATTTTTAAATGGAAATATAAGTGTTCAAAACGGAGAGGAAAAGAAGGGATTTGTTTCTTTCGCTGATGATTTTAAATAA
- a CDS encoding U32 family peptidase: protein MNILVPLNSAEHIKDYMECGAKEFYIGFYDKEWSNHFGEYADINRLTGFKESANPNNLEEMIKVIETIKAQDGIIFVTFNSSSYSEQQLEYIRNYFKSLARTKVDGVIVSCIELVTLAVEEGLTASISTISGIYNSDMARFYYEHGACRIILPRDLSLDEIEGIKNTVPQPEYEVFLMRNGCIFSDSNCLGLHRLEQKSFCSCLLKSKNEFVESIEEFELRHQMELNNILYNQYYHDMACGMCAIYRLLNMGISACKIVGRSDDWENICADIKDVYENIQIAYDSKSEDEYKKRMVFPNNSKQICKLGLCCYYPEARF, encoded by the coding sequence ATGAATATCTTAGTTCCCTTAAATAGTGCAGAACATATAAAGGATTATATGGAGTGCGGTGCCAAAGAATTCTATATTGGATTCTATGATAAAGAATGGTCAAATCACTTTGGTGAATATGCAGATATTAATCGTCTCACTGGATTTAAAGAAAGTGCGAATCCCAATAATTTAGAAGAAATGATAAAAGTGATAGAAACGATTAAAGCACAAGATGGGATTATATTTGTAACGTTTAACTCCAGTAGTTATAGTGAACAGCAATTGGAGTATATTAGAAACTATTTTAAAAGTTTAGCAAGAACTAAGGTTGATGGTGTTATTGTTTCCTGTATTGAACTTGTAACTCTTGCAGTGGAGGAAGGATTGACTGCCAGTATCAGTACCATTAGTGGTATCTATAACTCCGATATGGCAAGATTTTATTATGAACATGGTGCATGCAGAATCATATTACCAAGAGATTTATCCTTAGATGAAATAGAAGGGATAAAGAATACTGTGCCACAGCCGGAATATGAGGTATTTTTAATGAGGAATGGCTGTATATTCTCTGATTCCAACTGCCTTGGGTTACATCGATTGGAGCAAAAATCTTTTTGTAGCTGCTTATTAAAATCAAAGAATGAATTTGTAGAATCAATAGAAGAGTTTGAACTTCGTCATCAGATGGAATTAAATAATATCCTTTATAACCAATATTATCATGATATGGCATGTGGTATGTGTGCTATCTATCGATTATTAAATATGGGGATATCCGCCTGTAAGATTGTTGGCAGATCGGATGATTGGGAAAATATCTGTGCTGATATTAAAGATGTTTATGAAAATATTCAGATAGCTTATGATAGTAAATCAGAGGATGAATATAAAAAACGTATGGTTTTTCCGAATAATAGCAAGCAGATTTGTAAGCTTGGTTTATGCTGCTATTATCCGGAAGCAAGATTTTAA
- a CDS encoding tetratricopeptide repeat-containing diguanylate cyclase: protein MKSSNTIEKLIEASKQYVYVDLPKWIKANDELLSTATKEQDEIAIATAYFFIGQTEYLQSKLDSALEYFYKVLTMSKELKDMALEGKCCNMIGSIYCKKSNESIAIDYFHQSIHCLKEIKNYIALSCTYMNMASVYINMEQYEKALACYKTADYYYDLDSKEHGPQIDAELNQLIFHINYALLYEKLQDYEKATEYLDNLPSHTNKEVLQSMGQYINVANAKVTYKKLKQKHQNTTNLLDYSNFLSLVEEIIYCSKNILYNADVIHDYLDILDYLIEISAFCYIEEMLSLLENTAKECHSNTITLMVYQRKLTYYESLGDITKMESLYDDYFQLLQKRHQEMDRIYQSNLLSHIKIEEDALIQQNKDAQVKELEIRSSYDSLTGLANRNFLNLYGESQLHEARHNNVPLGIIVLDVDEFKSYNDTYGHIVGDYCLMQVANSIRENSGNAFAARFGGDEFVLISYNAEEEKLINLAKGIQEGVANKQIPIAETMRQSNITLSIGYYYSVPTKEKCLNDFIRNADKALYRAKDEGKGHIVSY from the coding sequence ATGAAATCTTCTAATACAATAGAAAAATTAATTGAAGCCTCCAAACAATATGTTTATGTGGATTTACCTAAATGGATTAAAGCAAACGACGAACTTCTATCCACCGCAACAAAGGAGCAAGACGAGATAGCCATCGCAACTGCTTATTTTTTTATTGGTCAGACAGAATACCTGCAAAGTAAACTAGACTCAGCTTTAGAGTATTTTTATAAAGTACTTACGATGTCTAAGGAGCTAAAAGATATGGCTTTAGAAGGAAAGTGTTGTAATATGATTGGCTCTATTTACTGTAAAAAAAGTAACGAATCTATTGCAATTGACTACTTTCATCAATCCATTCACTGTTTAAAGGAAATAAAAAATTATATTGCCCTCAGCTGCACTTATATGAATATGGCATCTGTCTACATTAATATGGAACAATATGAAAAAGCACTTGCATGTTACAAAACGGCAGATTACTACTATGATCTTGATAGCAAAGAACATGGTCCTCAAATAGATGCCGAGCTAAATCAGCTTATTTTTCATATCAACTATGCCTTGCTTTATGAGAAATTACAAGATTACGAGAAAGCAACTGAATATTTAGATAACCTTCCCTCTCATACGAACAAGGAAGTACTTCAGAGTATGGGGCAATATATTAATGTTGCAAATGCTAAGGTTACCTATAAAAAACTAAAGCAAAAACATCAAAATACTACAAATTTATTAGATTACAGTAATTTTCTTTCTCTTGTTGAAGAAATTATATATTGCTCCAAAAATATTTTGTATAATGCAGATGTTATTCACGATTATTTAGATATCCTAGATTATTTAATTGAGATATCCGCCTTTTGTTATATAGAAGAAATGCTTTCTTTGCTTGAAAATACTGCAAAAGAATGTCACAGTAATACCATTACATTAATGGTATATCAACGGAAACTTACCTACTATGAATCTCTTGGTGATATAACAAAAATGGAATCACTCTATGATGATTACTTTCAATTATTGCAAAAACGCCATCAAGAGATGGATCGTATCTATCAATCTAATTTACTAAGTCATATAAAGATTGAGGAGGATGCTCTTATACAGCAAAATAAGGATGCCCAAGTAAAAGAATTGGAAATACGTTCCTCTTATGATTCTCTAACAGGTTTAGCTAATCGTAATTTTCTTAATCTATATGGAGAAAGTCAGTTACATGAAGCGAGGCACAATAATGTACCTCTTGGAATTATCGTACTTGATGTTGATGAATTTAAATCCTATAACGATACCTACGGACATATCGTAGGAGATTATTGTCTTATGCAAGTTGCAAATTCAATTCGAGAGAATTCTGGAAATGCTTTTGCCGCTAGATTTGGAGGAGATGAATTCGTTCTGATTTCTTATAACGCAGAAGAAGAAAAGTTAATAAACTTAGCAAAAGGCATTCAAGAGGGCGTGGCAAACAAGCAAATTCCGATTGCAGAAACAATGAGGCAATCTAACATTACCTTAAGTATTGGATACTATTATAGTGTTCCTACAAAAGAAAAATGCTTGAATGACTTTATCCGCAATGCAGATAAAGCCCTCTATCGTGCGAAAGATGAAGGGAAAGGACATATCGTTTCCTATTAA
- a CDS encoding GGDEF domain-containing protein, which produces MDYQEEIGLINQMVYQQSDQDTFDYFKKRLVDASKESDVILRGLFCHALGSIAYKVGLYGRAIDYYFNSLDCYQSVDNTVPYREELISWETIEIAFAHCYVNQTKLSRDFLVKEPVQKSVIKNKRMQHHLLLLEGVLAYKEDKPALFVSKVQTLLELPLNPSTILRDFNEFILLFRYSISLEEYEISIKILDILTSIVTQSNRIDSQCQLAECKVLYYKSTNDIISYKNTFLELISLTNLKEKEYKKMKDKNIYLKDIIFHQYEQKVKTNKRIAKLKAIAEVDSLTKLPNRYRINQYGPSHFLKARKEQKSLGVLMLDIDNFKLYNDQFGHLIGDKYLSLLGIILQKYSDTAFAARLSGDEFLVIFYDQTNEQIKEYCQNISTDLKNCDQIIADVLPFGTLTISQGVVNEIPNYDMTWEDYVRRADYALYKGKKSNKNQITFVNVLP; this is translated from the coding sequence ATGGATTATCAAGAAGAAATTGGATTAATCAATCAAATGGTATATCAACAATCCGATCAAGATACTTTTGATTATTTTAAGAAACGATTGGTTGATGCGTCTAAGGAATCGGACGTTATTTTGCGTGGACTATTCTGCCATGCCCTTGGTTCAATTGCTTATAAGGTCGGGTTATATGGACGTGCTATTGATTATTATTTTAATTCACTTGATTGTTATCAGTCTGTAGATAATACCGTTCCTTATAGAGAAGAATTAATATCTTGGGAGACTATTGAGATAGCTTTTGCTCACTGTTATGTTAATCAAACAAAATTATCAAGAGATTTCTTAGTGAAGGAACCAGTTCAAAAATCAGTGATAAAGAATAAGAGGATGCAACACCACTTACTGTTATTAGAAGGTGTACTTGCCTATAAGGAGGACAAGCCAGCTCTCTTCGTTTCAAAGGTACAAACATTACTAGAACTTCCACTGAATCCTTCGACTATACTAAGAGATTTCAACGAATTCATTCTATTATTTCGTTACAGTATCTCATTAGAAGAATATGAAATTTCTATAAAAATACTAGATATCTTAACATCAATTGTAACACAATCCAATCGAATTGACTCACAATGCCAACTTGCAGAATGCAAAGTACTCTATTATAAATCTACGAATGATATAATTTCTTATAAAAATACATTTCTTGAATTAATATCCTTAACAAATTTAAAAGAGAAAGAATATAAAAAGATGAAAGATAAGAATATTTATCTTAAAGATATTATCTTTCATCAATATGAACAAAAGGTTAAAACAAACAAGCGAATTGCCAAGCTAAAAGCAATTGCCGAGGTTGATTCCTTAACCAAATTACCAAATCGTTATCGGATTAATCAATATGGACCAAGCCATTTTCTAAAGGCTAGAAAAGAACAGAAAAGCCTTGGTGTTTTAATGTTAGACATTGATAACTTTAAACTATACAACGATCAATTTGGACATTTAATTGGAGATAAATATCTTAGTCTATTAGGTATTATATTACAAAAATACAGTGACACCGCTTTTGCTGCAAGATTAAGTGGAGATGAATTTCTAGTTATCTTTTATGACCAAACCAATGAACAGATTAAAGAATATTGCCAGAACATAAGCACAGATTTAAAAAATTGTGACCAAATAATTGCCGATGTTCTTCCTTTTGGGACTCTTACCATAAGTCAAGGCGTCGTAAATGAAATACCAAATTACGATATGACCTGGGAAGATTATGTGCGTCGCGCAGATTACGCTCTATATAAAGGGAAAAAATCAAATAAAAACCAAATAACCTTTGTGAATGTTTTACCATAG
- a CDS encoding ATP-binding cassette domain-containing protein — protein MYNEILIDKISKNIDGKNILQNVNMQIKKGDTIGFFDVGDGAKSVLFQILCGELTPDNGIVYYREEQLGKFSETPRDVGISIHPMGFIKEFNGYKNLKYIAGINGNIEDVEIIDSMKTVGLKPESRTKVGDFSTRMSQKLSIAQAIMEGQDILIFDELFTKENIKNHRELRKILCLLKERNITILLTSDKKEYIEKICDKGYMIQDGGIKELFIKQENKDEEQIEEKQIEEEQIEEEQIEEEMIVEEIIEEVS, from the coding sequence ATGTATAATGAAATACTGATTGATAAAATATCAAAAAATATAGATGGTAAAAATATTTTACAAAACGTGAACATGCAAATAAAAAAAGGGGATACCATTGGATTTTTCGATGTGGGTGATGGTGCAAAGTCAGTTTTATTTCAGATTTTGTGTGGAGAACTGACTCCAGATAACGGAATAGTTTATTATCGAGAAGAACAATTAGGCAAATTTAGTGAGACTCCACGAGATGTGGGAATCTCTATCCATCCCATGGGATTTATAAAAGAGTTTAACGGTTACAAAAATTTGAAATATATTGCTGGAATTAATGGAAATATTGAAGATGTTGAAATCATTGACTCTATGAAAACGGTTGGATTAAAACCTGAGAGTCGTACGAAAGTCGGAGATTTTAGCACACGTATGTCGCAAAAGTTAAGTATTGCTCAGGCAATTATGGAAGGACAAGATATTTTAATATTTGATGAACTATTTACCAAAGAGAATATTAAAAATCACCGAGAACTCCGTAAGATCCTTTGTTTATTAAAAGAACGAAATATTACTATCCTATTAACAAGCGACAAAAAAGAATATATAGAAAAAATTTGCGATAAAGGGTACATGATTCAAGATGGGGGAATAAAAGAGCTTTTTATTAAACAAGAAAACAAAGACGAAGAACAAATAGAGGAAAAACAAATAGAGGAAGAACAAATAGAGGAAGAACAAATAGAGGAAGAAATGATAGTAGAAGAAATAATAGAAGAAGTAAGCTGA
- a CDS encoding M1 family metallopeptidase, with the protein MNQGDMVSKACYKRRKSAFIIGFLGIAISIWLTGCQAKEKRSDSLNEGRTLYEIEGTLDTKEHILNFSETITYQNKKEVALSELYLHIYGNAYQIYDSTKGIQVLAVNSISKDTLNFEVLEHNQLLKIIPEKPLEPGKTIQFEISCKFLIPDLVERFGYYQTQYCFSFFNPQMAVYDDNGWDFSPMSLVGDGRYHDMSDFLMKITVPKDYVVACGGVERKKDVKEETVTYTFENNNARDICMAISDQYEIVEDELGDIKIYAYFEKNVVSQERKDSSMQQIKDSLDCYETVFGDYPYDTFRMAMITQKPNINVAMEYSGLIYMPREAFLENQFVFYEQILSHEIAHQWFYGIIGNNETTEAWLDEGLSTFAVGVYLEKVKGKSLAETYSIQGKYLKSDKVPINKEITEYKDNSYFMECYYKAQYFLYELRERMGEESFFRAMREYYDTYAFKQANTEGFIKIMKHNSAVSIDDLVSNYIALH; encoded by the coding sequence ATGAATCAGGGGGATATGGTAAGTAAGGCATGTTATAAGAGAAGGAAATCGGCCTTCATAATAGGTTTTCTAGGTATTGCTATAAGTATTTGGTTGACGGGGTGCCAAGCTAAAGAGAAACGTTCTGACTCATTAAACGAGGGTCGAACTCTTTATGAAATTGAAGGGACATTGGATACAAAAGAACATATTTTAAACTTTTCTGAAACTATTACATACCAAAATAAGAAAGAGGTAGCGCTCTCTGAGTTATATTTACATATCTATGGTAACGCTTATCAGATTTATGATAGTACCAAAGGAATTCAAGTGTTAGCTGTAAATAGTATATCGAAAGATACACTTAACTTTGAAGTATTAGAACATAATCAGTTATTGAAAATCATACCCGAGAAGCCATTGGAACCAGGGAAAACAATTCAGTTTGAGATTAGCTGTAAGTTCCTAATACCCGATTTAGTAGAACGTTTCGGTTATTATCAGACACAGTATTGCTTTAGCTTTTTCAATCCTCAAATGGCTGTTTATGATGACAATGGATGGGATTTCTCACCTATGAGTTTAGTTGGTGACGGGCGTTATCATGACATGTCTGATTTTCTTATGAAAATTACAGTTCCCAAAGATTATGTAGTTGCTTGTGGTGGAGTTGAGCGTAAGAAAGATGTAAAAGAAGAAACCGTAACTTATACATTTGAAAATAATAACGCAAGAGATATCTGTATGGCAATATCAGATCAGTATGAAATCGTAGAAGATGAGTTAGGTGATATAAAAATTTATGCTTATTTTGAAAAAAATGTAGTAAGCCAAGAACGTAAAGATTCTTCAATGCAGCAGATAAAGGATTCCCTTGATTGTTACGAAACGGTATTTGGAGATTATCCATATGATACATTTCGAATGGCAATGATTACACAAAAGCCAAATATAAATGTAGCGATGGAGTATAGTGGATTGATATATATGCCAAGAGAAGCTTTTCTTGAGAATCAGTTTGTATTCTATGAACAAATATTAAGTCATGAAATTGCTCACCAGTGGTTTTACGGAATTATAGGAAATAATGAAACAACAGAAGCTTGGTTAGACGAGGGACTTAGTACTTTTGCTGTTGGAGTATATTTAGAGAAAGTAAAGGGAAAATCGTTGGCTGAGACCTATTCCATTCAAGGTAAGTATTTAAAATCGGATAAAGTCCCAATTAATAAAGAGATTACGGAGTACAAAGATAATTCTTATTTTATGGAATGCTATTATAAAGCACAATATTTCTTATATGAGCTTAGAGAACGAATGGGAGAAGAATCTTTTTTTAGAGCGATGAGAGAGTATTACGATACCTATGCGTTTAAGCAGGCAAATACAGAAGGATTTATTAAAATAATGAAACATAACTCGGCAGTTAGTATTGACGATCTTGTAAGTAACTATATCGCATTGCATTAA
- a CDS encoding MmcQ/YjbR family DNA-binding protein produces MNATAKEVMEYCLTKKDAYIEYPFGEIPIVFKVRKKIFAELYPNPEDYKITLKCDMVLADFYREQYPSIVVRGYHCPPVQQPYRNTIWIDRINKEILFDMIDHSFLQVIKSLPKREQIDFSEYL; encoded by the coding sequence ATGAATGCAACAGCAAAAGAGGTTATGGAGTATTGTTTAACCAAAAAAGATGCGTACATAGAGTATCCTTTTGGAGAAATTCCTATTGTATTTAAAGTAAGGAAGAAGATTTTTGCAGAACTATATCCAAATCCAGAAGACTATAAGATAACTTTAAAATGTGATATGGTTTTAGCGGATTTTTATCGTGAGCAATATCCTTCCATAGTAGTTAGAGGATATCATTGCCCGCCTGTTCAACAGCCATATCGTAACACAATATGGATTGATAGAATAAACAAAGAGATCCTATTTGATATGATAGATCATTCTTTTTTACAAGTAATAAAGTCTCTACCGAAAAGAGAGCAGATAGATTTTTCTGAATACTTATAA
- a CDS encoding RNA polymerase sigma factor has translation MNVGEGGSARLPDFRNVSKEAEVIYQNYVDMVFRIAIQNVRNIMVAEDIMQEVFVRLLQQNWELISEEHLKAWLIRVTINLCKDHFKSAWFRKRSSLEEYEDYVLDGFQSIREKELYHKILSLPKQQGILMYLHYVEGYTYIELSTIFNLNPNTVAARIRKAKGKLKEFLEVDLD, from the coding sequence ATGAATGTAGGTGAGGGGGGGAGTGCTAGATTGCCAGATTTTCGAAATGTATCCAAAGAGGCAGAAGTAATCTATCAGAACTATGTTGATATGGTATTCAGGATTGCTATTCAAAATGTGAGAAATATTATGGTGGCAGAGGATATCATGCAGGAAGTTTTTGTTCGATTATTACAACAAAATTGGGAGTTAATCAGTGAAGAACATTTAAAAGCTTGGCTAATACGCGTTACGATCAATTTATGTAAAGATCATTTTAAATCAGCTTGGTTTCGTAAACGTTCTTCATTAGAGGAATATGAGGATTATGTCTTAGATGGATTTCAGTCCATCAGGGAAAAAGAGTTGTATCATAAAATACTTAGCTTACCAAAACAGCAAGGTATTCTTATGTATTTACACTATGTTGAAGGGTATACCTACATTGAACTATCAACCATCTTTAATTTAAATCCGAATACAGTAGCAGCTAGGATTAGGAAAGCAAAGGGAAAATTAAAAGAATTTCTCGAGGTTGATCTTGATTAA
- a CDS encoding aminotransferase class I/II-fold pyridoxal phosphate-dependent enzyme, whose product MKTYQTMSKDELTSLKTDLEAKYKEFQGMGLKLDMSRGKPSAKQLDISMGMMDVLNSEVSLQCEEGIDCRNYGILDGIKEARELLGAISEVPADNIIIYGNSSLNIMYDTISRSMTHGVMGSTPWCKLDTIKFLCPVPGYDRHFAITEHFGIEMINVPMTNEGPDMDMVEQLVSSDDTIKGIWCVPKYSNPQGITYSEETVKRFARLKPAAKDFRIYWDNAYSVHHLYEDQQDFCLEILEECEKAGNPDIVYKFTSTSKISFPGSGVAAIATSKNNLADIRKQLTLQTIGHDKVNQLRHVRFFKDLDGIHEHMKKHADIMRPKFEAVIDILEKELSGLGIASWIKPRGGYFISFESMDGCAKDIVSKAKEAGVVMTGAGATYPYGKDPKNSNIRIAPSFPTLDELKQAAELFALCVKLVSVEKLLEQ is encoded by the coding sequence ATGAAAACTTATCAAACTATGAGTAAAGATGAGTTGACCAGTTTGAAAACTGATTTAGAAGCAAAATACAAGGAATTCCAAGGAATGGGATTAAAGCTTGATATGTCAAGAGGAAAGCCTTCTGCAAAACAATTAGATATCTCCATGGGGATGATGGATGTTTTAAATAGCGAAGTAAGCCTACAATGTGAAGAAGGAATAGATTGTAGAAATTACGGAATTCTTGACGGTATCAAAGAAGCAAGAGAACTTCTTGGTGCAATAAGTGAAGTACCAGCCGATAACATTATTATTTATGGAAATTCTAGTTTAAATATAATGTACGATACCATTTCCCGCTCTATGACACATGGCGTTATGGGAAGTACTCCTTGGTGCAAATTAGATACAATAAAATTCTTGTGCCCTGTCCCTGGATATGATCGTCATTTCGCAATTACAGAACATTTTGGTATCGAAATGATTAATGTGCCTATGACAAATGAAGGTCCGGATATGGATATGGTAGAACAGCTTGTAAGCTCAGACGATACTATAAAAGGTATCTGGTGCGTTCCAAAGTACTCCAATCCACAAGGAATCACTTATTCTGAAGAAACTGTAAAACGTTTTGCAAGACTTAAACCTGCTGCAAAAGATTTTAGAATCTATTGGGATAATGCGTACAGTGTACATCATTTATATGAAGACCAACAAGATTTCTGCTTAGAAATTCTCGAAGAATGTGAAAAGGCTGGCAACCCAGACATCGTTTATAAATTCACTTCAACTTCAAAAATAAGTTTTCCTGGTTCTGGAGTAGCTGCTATTGCAACCTCAAAGAATAATCTTGCAGATATTAGAAAGCAATTAACCTTGCAAACCATAGGGCATGATAAGGTGAATCAACTCCGTCATGTGCGTTTCTTTAAAGATTTAGATGGTATTCATGAGCATATGAAAAAACATGCTGATATTATGAGACCGAAATTCGAAGCTGTTATTGATATTCTAGAAAAAGAGCTTAGTGGACTTGGAATCGCTAGTTGGATTAAGCCAAGAGGCGGTTACTTTATCTCTTTTGAATCCATGGATGGATGTGCTAAGGATATCGTTTCTAAGGCTAAAGAAGCTGGTGTTGTTATGACCGGCGCTGGAGCAACTTATCCATATGGAAAAGATCCTAAGAATAGTAATATTCGAATTGCTCCATCCTTCCCAACACTGGATGAATTAAAACAAGCGGCCGAACTATTTGCTTTATGTGTTAAATTAGTTAGTGTTGAGAAATTACTTGAGCAGTAA
- a CDS encoding extracellular solute-binding protein encodes MYKYLKFIMFLVITMGSLTGCSFEAKSDELYNSKLNEITVNLDKYQESNDELIKNSQNENQQAQEAQMTDSIDSNLSGTLRISVFWPDNERNLIAVAAKEFQALHPEVNIQIQFYDDFFKYQAQTSVELMSNTAADIIDLSLIPYEQYADKGLFADLYPLMNADDSFNKEDYFVNVFESFEDSQNSLMAIPLSFRFNFVTMRQDFMKSFDAEFENRGGISYQQMLDLYVTAQTEMEDEDLYMADFASAATWFEFEWDNLVDIKNKKAYMNTPEFVRNLEKLKRIKLTEKVVQSKDGPGILVKHYFLYNIFQRNPAVLFVQSLKIEDIIQILLPFNDMLYSKPIPLISDGIPIMDRTFTLGITNTCKNKELAWKFLSYCMAERALPTKEIDTSISLFRQGFPVNKQNFRKFLQAAVNEILRRGNALGYSFSGSRTAVIEENIAQIEKWCSMKGRVKQMDLNIFLDLIYPDLYQYLIGEQTAEQTAARLQMKTEIYLNE; translated from the coding sequence ATGTATAAGTATTTAAAATTTATCATGTTTTTGGTAATAACAATGGGGAGTTTGACTGGTTGTTCCTTTGAAGCAAAGAGTGATGAGTTGTACAACAGTAAATTGAATGAAATCACCGTTAATTTGGATAAGTACCAAGAAAGTAATGATGAATTAATTAAAAATTCCCAAAATGAAAACCAACAGGCTCAAGAAGCACAGATGACCGATTCGATAGACAGCAATTTGAGCGGAACACTAAGAATATCTGTTTTTTGGCCAGACAATGAAAGGAATTTAATTGCAGTGGCGGCAAAGGAATTTCAAGCGTTGCACCCCGAAGTTAACATTCAGATACAGTTTTATGATGATTTCTTTAAGTACCAAGCACAAACTTCGGTGGAGCTGATGAGTAACACAGCAGCGGATATTATTGATTTGTCCCTTATTCCATATGAGCAGTATGCCGATAAAGGGCTTTTTGCGGATTTATACCCATTGATGAATGCAGATGATAGCTTTAATAAAGAGGATTATTTTGTTAATGTCTTTGAGTCATTTGAAGATAGTCAAAATAGTCTGATGGCGATTCCTTTGTCGTTTAGATTTAATTTTGTTACCATGCGGCAGGACTTCATGAAGTCCTTTGATGCTGAGTTTGAAAATCGAGGGGGCATATCCTATCAGCAGATGCTAGATTTGTATGTTACGGCACAGACAGAAATGGAAGATGAGGATTTGTATATGGCTGATTTCGCGAGTGCCGCAACATGGTTTGAGTTTGAGTGGGATAACCTTGTTGATATAAAAAACAAAAAGGCATATATGAATACTCCTGAATTTGTGAGAAATTTAGAAAAGCTAAAACGTATTAAACTGACTGAAAAAGTAGTACAATCAAAGGATGGACCAGGAATTTTAGTAAAACACTACTTTCTATACAATATTTTTCAAAGAAACCCTGCAGTGCTGTTTGTTCAAAGTTTGAAAATTGAGGATATCATACAAATCCTCCTTCCGTTTAACGATATGCTTTATTCAAAACCGATCCCCTTAATATCTGACGGAATACCAATAATGGATAGAACATTTACCCTTGGGATAACAAATACATGTAAAAATAAAGAGCTTGCGTGGAAATTTCTTTCCTATTGTATGGCAGAACGGGCACTTCCAACAAAAGAAATAGACACAAGTATTTCTCTTTTTCGCCAAGGATTCCCTGTAAATAAGCAAAATTTCAGAAAGTTTTTGCAGGCTGCTGTCAATGAAATATTGCGCAGAGGTAATGCGTTGGGTTATTCGTTTTCGGGAAGCCGTACAGCTGTGATAGAAGAAAACATAGCACAGATAGAGAAATGGTGCAGCATGAAGGGCAGAGTAAAGCAAATGGATTTAAACATATTTTTAGATTTAATCTATCCTGACTTGTATCAATATTTAATTGGAGAGCAAACGGCGGAGCAAACAGCTGCACGTCTTCAAATGAAAACAGAGATTTATTTGAATGAGTAA